The Nonlabens spongiae genome contains a region encoding:
- a CDS encoding DUF4301 family protein gives MPNPQTSKQFSTQLDKVVNNLSDVTEPKKSRPNSSIPLEAEVDELLRDIVHGNHYTNVEEIATLKNGVRKLNRSKRMRFKEIWKKRCKKYSYVPLIPASGSGSRLLEMVMNFAKNVESKDIAHVFIKYHITP, from the coding sequence ATGCCTAATCCACAAACTAGTAAACAATTTTCTACTCAATTAGATAAAGTGGTGAATAATTTGAGCGATGTAACTGAGCCTAAAAAATCAAGACCTAATTCTTCCATTCCTCTTGAAGCTGAAGTCGATGAGCTGCTGCGAGATATTGTACATGGCAATCATTATACAAACGTAGAGGAAATTGCCACGTTAAAAAATGGAGTCCGTAAACTTAATCGAAGTAAACGAATGCGATTTAAGGAAATCTGGAAAAAACGGTGCAAGAAATATAGTTACGTTCCTTTAATTCCAGCGAGTGGATCTGGTTCAAGATTGTTAGAAATGGTGATGAATTTCGCAAAGAATGTTGAATCAAAAGACATAGCTCATGTTTTCATAAAATACCATATTACACCATGA
- a CDS encoding glycosyltransferase family 2 protein: MKSTLITIHYDREIQLNNLLRGLSLGTNVPDEVIVINMGQKPNIYKDYNLNLKIEQIEGDDRARLPIGQSRNLGAKLASFETLHFLDVDCIPDKFYIEKMNDGLLNQNGLFMGTPKYLFDEVSEDFTFNELEKQSTEHHKRPSVKGIERSNDAGLFWSLCFSISRSSFKKLGGFDEGYYGYGGEDTDLSFTCKKLNFPFFLTEAVAYHQQHGFYKPPVDKLQAIVDNCNYFYSKWNHWPMDKHLKAFAEYGYVDWEENQKKPIKVINKPDQFSIEQFYIKDIPYA, from the coding sequence CTACTCTTATAACTATCCATTACGACCGTGAAATTCAGCTTAATAATTTATTGAGAGGATTATCTCTAGGTACAAATGTACCAGATGAGGTAATCGTAATTAATATGGGCCAAAAACCAAATATTTATAAAGATTACAATCTCAATTTAAAAATCGAACAGATAGAGGGTGATGATCGGGCACGCCTGCCCATAGGTCAATCTCGTAATCTAGGGGCAAAACTAGCCTCGTTTGAAACTTTACATTTTCTAGACGTGGACTGTATTCCTGATAAATTTTATATCGAGAAAATGAATGACGGACTCCTCAATCAAAATGGTTTATTTATGGGAACTCCTAAGTATTTATTTGATGAAGTTTCAGAGGACTTTACTTTCAACGAATTAGAAAAACAAAGCACTGAGCACCACAAACGGCCTTCTGTAAAAGGTATAGAAAGGTCTAATGATGCGGGATTGTTCTGGAGTTTGTGTTTCTCTATATCCAGGAGTAGTTTCAAAAAATTAGGGGGCTTTGATGAAGGCTACTATGGTTATGGTGGTGAGGATACTGATCTGAGTTTTACATGTAAAAAGCTGAATTTCCCATTCTTTCTTACAGAAGCCGTTGCGTATCACCAGCAACATGGTTTTTACAAACCACCAGTAGATAAGCTTCAAGCCATAGTTGATAACTGTAATTATTTCTATAGTAAATGGAATCACTGGCCTATGGACAAGCATTTAAAAGCATTTGCTGAATATGGTTATGTAGACTGGGAAGAGAATCAAAAGAAACCTATCAAAGTAATTAATAAACCAGACCAGTTCTCAATAGAACAATTCTATATAAAAGATATTCCTTATGCCTAA